Proteins co-encoded in one Schaalia radingae genomic window:
- a CDS encoding ABC transporter substrate-binding protein, protein MRSKRTLMALVASLAGAALVAGCGGGAAGGQSGQAASGSSAATQGGVALTIGKPDGTQTNNSNPFVATSSGRVMGYVQVIYEPLADFNAVKPQEDSKPRLAESWEFSEDYTEVKINVRQGVKWTDGEDLTADDVAYSFQIRKDNEALNSDALPIGDIAVDGNTVTIKFTRPVFVNAQKVLGTFIVPEHIWKDIADPVTDLNQNPVGTGPFVFESWSNQAVILKANPEYWNGMPKVPELRYTSYNDNSALTTALIKGDAQWGWTFIADYENVYVAPDPDHNKAWFPTNLSVDALFLNTTKAPFDNPALRKAVAMVIDRDAISTQASSGVFPATKSVTGLPSPAGDEFQTANYKGKEYTPDIDGAKKVLMDAGYTYSGDKLMDPSGNPVTFTLADPAGWADYLTALQIISENVKEIGIDATVDAPNVDTWNTNIATGQFDAILHWTDSGSTPWNIYSNIMDGLQLKPLGETAAWNFGRYDSQEATDALAEYATASSDDARTAALEKIQQIFVDEVPAIVTTARPALAEYSTKYYTGWPDEDNPYMSPDPTQPGAALILMSLEPVK, encoded by the coding sequence ATGAGATCGAAAAGAACACTGATGGCGCTGGTGGCATCGCTTGCAGGCGCTGCGCTGGTAGCTGGATGTGGTGGAGGAGCAGCAGGCGGCCAGTCTGGTCAGGCTGCCTCAGGCTCTAGCGCAGCTACTCAGGGCGGCGTAGCGCTCACAATTGGAAAGCCGGATGGAACTCAAACCAATAATTCCAATCCGTTTGTTGCCACGTCGTCAGGTCGCGTCATGGGCTACGTACAGGTTATTTATGAACCATTGGCCGATTTCAACGCAGTTAAACCGCAAGAAGACTCCAAGCCTCGTTTGGCAGAATCATGGGAATTCAGTGAGGACTACACGGAAGTCAAGATCAACGTTCGGCAAGGTGTGAAGTGGACCGATGGTGAAGACTTGACTGCCGATGACGTCGCCTATTCTTTCCAGATTCGGAAAGACAATGAAGCGTTGAACAGTGACGCCCTTCCCATTGGCGATATCGCGGTCGATGGAAATACCGTCACGATCAAATTCACTCGACCTGTGTTTGTCAATGCACAGAAAGTCCTAGGAACTTTTATTGTTCCTGAGCATATTTGGAAAGACATTGCAGATCCTGTTACCGACCTCAACCAAAATCCAGTGGGAACAGGCCCATTTGTTTTTGAATCCTGGTCAAATCAAGCCGTCATTTTGAAAGCTAATCCAGAGTATTGGAACGGAATGCCGAAAGTTCCTGAGCTTCGGTACACGTCCTATAATGATAACTCTGCGCTGACGACAGCACTGATAAAAGGTGACGCGCAATGGGGATGGACATTTATTGCCGACTACGAAAATGTGTATGTAGCCCCGGATCCTGACCATAACAAGGCGTGGTTTCCAACGAATCTGAGCGTCGATGCACTGTTCCTGAATACGACTAAAGCACCCTTTGACAACCCAGCTTTACGTAAAGCAGTAGCAATGGTCATTGATCGGGATGCGATTTCGACACAGGCCTCTTCGGGCGTTTTCCCTGCAACAAAGTCAGTGACTGGTCTGCCGAGCCCCGCTGGTGATGAATTCCAAACTGCAAACTACAAAGGCAAGGAATACACGCCTGATATTGATGGTGCTAAGAAAGTCCTCATGGATGCGGGATATACATATAGCGGTGACAAATTGATGGATCCCTCAGGGAATCCGGTGACGTTCACACTTGCAGATCCTGCAGGATGGGCTGACTACCTGACTGCGTTGCAGATCATTTCTGAAAACGTCAAAGAAATCGGTATCGATGCAACAGTTGATGCCCCAAACGTTGATACATGGAATACCAACATCGCAACGGGGCAGTTCGATGCAATTCTGCACTGGACAGACTCAGGATCAACGCCGTGGAATATCTATTCCAACATCATGGATGGACTGCAGCTCAAGCCATTGGGCGAAACTGCTGCTTGGAACTTCGGCCGCTACGACTCGCAAGAGGCAACGGACGCGCTGGCAGAATATGCGACTGCATCTTCAGATGATGCGCGTACGGCAGCGTTGGAAAAGATTCAACAGATTTTTGTTGATGAAGTGCCCGCTATTGTGACGACCGCCCGTCCGGCGCTTGCTGAGTACTCGACCAAGTACTACACAGGATGGCCCGACGAAGACAATCCCTACATGTCGCCGGACCCAACACAGCCAGGCGCAGCATTGATCTTGATGTCGCTTGAGCCTGTCAAGTAA
- a CDS encoding ABC transporter ATP-binding protein, which translates to MPATDITRHDPVIEARNLTKHFPVRGIANRGKSVHAVDEVNLSIHAGEVVALVGESGSGKSTVAKLLCALIGKTDGDILLDGHSIRIRGRRSYRKHVSEVQMIFQDPFASLNGIHTVRYVLSRAVRIHNRHLSRSEVDKRVLELLSRVQLSPPERWIDKFPHELSGGQRQRVSIARALAAHPKVLLADEPISMLDVSIRLGILNLLQSLRDDDGIAILYITHDVASARYFADRTIVMYAGRIVEEGPSEDVTQNPQHPYTQLLVSSAPDPDRLAEATEEDTTGEPPNLITPPPGCRFHPRCPLAKAQCSTELPPYVPVHRRDGLAACWLLSEEAL; encoded by the coding sequence ATGCCAGCAACCGACATCACACGTCATGACCCTGTGATCGAAGCACGCAATCTCACTAAACACTTTCCTGTTCGCGGTATCGCCAATCGCGGCAAGTCCGTGCATGCAGTTGATGAGGTGAATCTATCAATTCATGCAGGTGAGGTAGTCGCCCTCGTCGGAGAATCCGGTTCCGGCAAATCAACGGTTGCCAAACTACTCTGCGCGCTTATAGGTAAGACGGACGGTGACATCCTTCTGGACGGGCATTCAATCCGAATTCGTGGGCGCCGCTCATATCGCAAACACGTTTCTGAGGTGCAGATGATTTTTCAGGATCCCTTCGCCTCTCTTAATGGAATCCACACAGTCCGCTACGTATTGTCGCGGGCAGTGAGAATTCACAACCGGCATCTGTCCAGATCTGAAGTTGACAAACGTGTTCTTGAGCTCTTGTCGCGAGTTCAGCTCAGCCCTCCAGAACGGTGGATCGACAAGTTTCCACACGAGCTTTCGGGAGGACAGCGTCAGAGGGTCTCTATCGCTCGCGCTCTAGCAGCTCATCCGAAAGTTCTTCTGGCCGATGAACCCATATCGATGCTTGATGTTTCGATCAGACTGGGAATATTGAACCTGTTGCAGTCCCTGCGCGACGACGATGGAATTGCCATCTTGTATATCACTCACGATGTGGCATCGGCACGCTACTTCGCCGACCGCACTATTGTGATGTATGCGGGGCGAATCGTTGAAGAGGGTCCTTCTGAAGACGTCACTCAAAATCCTCAACATCCTTACACACAGCTCCTCGTTTCCTCCGCACCTGACCCAGATCGCCTGGCTGAAGCAACGGAAGAGGACACAACCGGTGAGCCTCCCAACCTGATTACGCCGCCTCCAGGGTGCCGATTCCATCCTCGATGTCCTCTCGCCAAGGCGCAATGCTCCACAGAACTGCCACCATATGTGCCGGTTCATCGCCGAGATGGTCTCGCAGCATGCTGGTTACTTTCAGAGGAGGCATTATGA
- a CDS encoding ABC transporter permease — protein MKQIIRKILFYLFTAWAALTINFIVPRLMPGDPVQSLMTRYQGNLSTDAIQSLTVLFGLDKETSLWEQYVTYFQQVFRGDLGLSFTFFPSPVISIVAQSLPWTIALVGIATVISFVLGSAIGMYLGWRRGTWADSLIPLTTFFSSVPYFWIGLLAIALLAVAWPIFPASGGYESALIPAFTSTFIGSVLYHAILPAFTIVLSSIAGWILGMRNMMVTVSSEDYVTVAHAKGLSEGRVMVAYAARNAVLPQISGFALSLGFVVSGTLVMEMVFSYPGVGYVLYQAVQSKDYPLMQGVFLVITFSVLVANILADVVYAFLDPRIRQEA, from the coding sequence ATGAAACAGATCATTCGAAAGATCCTGTTTTACCTTTTTACTGCATGGGCGGCATTGACGATCAACTTCATTGTGCCGCGACTGATGCCTGGTGATCCTGTCCAATCTCTCATGACACGCTACCAAGGCAATCTGAGCACAGACGCCATCCAGTCATTGACGGTACTATTTGGCCTTGATAAGGAAACATCGCTGTGGGAACAATATGTCACCTATTTTCAACAGGTTTTTCGCGGTGATTTGGGCTTGTCCTTTACGTTCTTTCCCTCGCCAGTTATCAGCATCGTTGCACAATCCCTGCCCTGGACTATTGCACTGGTCGGTATTGCCACAGTTATCTCCTTTGTCCTTGGCTCAGCAATTGGAATGTATCTGGGATGGAGGCGAGGAACGTGGGCCGATTCGCTGATTCCGCTGACCACTTTCTTTTCTTCGGTGCCTTATTTTTGGATTGGGCTTCTTGCAATTGCACTACTCGCAGTAGCATGGCCTATCTTTCCTGCGTCCGGTGGATATGAGTCAGCACTGATCCCGGCATTTACATCGACATTTATCGGATCAGTGCTGTACCACGCGATACTGCCAGCTTTTACAATTGTTCTTTCATCCATTGCCGGATGGATACTCGGGATGCGCAACATGATGGTGACAGTTTCATCTGAGGACTACGTCACTGTTGCCCACGCAAAGGGCTTAAGCGAAGGTCGTGTCATGGTGGCGTATGCAGCACGTAACGCAGTTTTGCCTCAAATATCAGGGTTCGCATTATCCCTTGGTTTCGTAGTCTCGGGCACATTGGTCATGGAAATGGTGTTTTCCTATCCAGGCGTGGGATATGTGCTCTACCAGGCTGTTCAGTCCAAGGACTATCCACTGATGCAGGGAGTGTTCCTGGTGATCACGTTCTCAGTTCTGGTGGCGAACATCTTGGCAGACGTTGTTTATGCGTTCTTAGATCCCCGTATTAGGCAGGAGGCCTAA
- a CDS encoding ABC transporter permease: MTIQPTTEMTEEQGLAPDPVTNEGKVESVRAPKRVRFVFLRNAKAATGVGILLFFSILAVIGPWIAPYDPNKLGPDIMQGPSAAHWLGTTNTGQDILSQILVGTRGVMIVGFSAGIIATALAVLVGVTAGFVGGVGDDILSALSNVFLVIPALPLIIIVTGQLPTSSEFTIAFVISITGWAWGARVLRAQTLSLRQRDFVQAARANGESMPRIVLFEVLPNLTAIIASSFVNTVNAAVLSEVTLAFIGVTSISDWNWGTILFWAQSNQALFRGAWWWFVPAGLCIAMLGMALALVNFGIDEFVNPRLRSTGMNARTLRKRGIRPRIGFTPVAVPATNKSARQQRSRADGHKRLPSEEGGHR, from the coding sequence ATGACGATTCAACCGACAACAGAGATGACCGAAGAGCAAGGCCTCGCTCCGGATCCGGTCACCAACGAGGGCAAGGTGGAGAGTGTCCGTGCGCCTAAACGAGTACGCTTTGTCTTCCTGCGTAACGCTAAGGCGGCAACTGGTGTAGGGATCCTGCTTTTCTTCTCCATACTTGCTGTCATTGGTCCGTGGATCGCTCCATATGATCCCAACAAACTGGGGCCAGACATTATGCAAGGCCCATCGGCGGCGCACTGGCTGGGCACGACAAACACCGGTCAAGATATTCTGTCGCAAATTCTTGTCGGGACGCGCGGTGTCATGATCGTTGGGTTTTCGGCTGGAATTATCGCCACTGCTCTTGCAGTACTCGTTGGCGTGACTGCAGGATTTGTCGGAGGAGTCGGAGACGATATCCTTTCAGCTCTATCAAATGTGTTCCTTGTGATTCCCGCGTTACCTCTGATCATCATTGTGACGGGGCAATTGCCAACGTCATCTGAATTCACGATTGCTTTCGTGATTTCAATTACTGGTTGGGCGTGGGGAGCGCGTGTGCTACGTGCTCAGACGCTGTCGTTACGGCAAAGGGACTTCGTACAGGCGGCGCGCGCAAACGGCGAATCCATGCCACGAATCGTGTTATTTGAAGTCTTGCCGAATCTGACAGCGATTATTGCTTCATCTTTTGTCAATACCGTGAATGCGGCCGTTTTGTCAGAAGTGACGCTGGCATTCATTGGAGTGACGTCGATTTCGGATTGGAACTGGGGAACAATCCTGTTCTGGGCACAGTCGAACCAGGCGCTATTCAGAGGAGCATGGTGGTGGTTCGTTCCAGCCGGGTTGTGCATCGCCATGCTGGGAATGGCATTGGCATTAGTGAACTTCGGCATTGATGAATTCGTGAATCCTCGTTTGCGTTCGACAGGTATGAATGCGCGCACGTTGAGGAAACGCGGTATTCGACCAAGGATTGGATTCACCCCTGTTGCCGTGCCTGCCACGAATAAATCCGCGCGGCAACAGCGCTCACGGGCCGACGGCCACAAACGCTTACCTTCGGAAGAAGGAGGTCACAGATGA
- a CDS encoding ABC transporter ATP-binding protein yields MRDHMSEASDVVLDIRDLYVDYGFTENPVSVLKGVSLELRRGEILGLAGESGCGKSTLAYAATRLLPPPGVIVGGEVIFTDRDGTQRNLLRLSDSELRQTRWEDTAIVFQGAMNSLNPVHRVGAQIADAIHAHRPGVSRHQALVRARELFELVGISADRVMSFPHQLSGGMRQRAMIAMALALEPQVLIMDEPTTALDVVMQRQILGQILKLREELDFSVIFITHDVSLLIEMADRIAIMYAGEIVEEAGAQDIYRRPRHPYSKALLASFPPLHGPRRTLGGIPGTPPDLSQTITGCPFAPRCAYAMDQCRENDPELLFPVICGQKEDRRVACHLHDGKYSQQEAPAELTKK; encoded by the coding sequence ATGAGGGATCATATGAGCGAAGCATCCGATGTTGTTCTCGATATTCGCGATCTATACGTTGATTATGGGTTTACAGAAAACCCAGTGAGTGTCCTGAAAGGCGTTTCACTGGAGCTACGACGTGGTGAAATCTTGGGCTTGGCGGGAGAATCCGGATGCGGAAAGTCAACGCTCGCGTACGCTGCGACTCGTTTGTTGCCACCGCCGGGGGTTATCGTCGGTGGCGAAGTGATCTTCACGGATCGAGACGGGACCCAGCGGAACCTGTTGCGACTGTCTGATTCGGAGCTTCGCCAAACACGCTGGGAGGACACTGCCATCGTTTTCCAGGGTGCGATGAACTCGCTCAATCCTGTTCACCGTGTTGGAGCACAGATTGCCGATGCGATTCATGCGCATCGACCTGGGGTGAGTCGACACCAGGCGTTGGTTCGAGCGCGCGAGCTGTTTGAGTTGGTGGGCATCTCTGCTGACCGTGTGATGTCGTTTCCGCACCAACTGTCAGGCGGCATGAGGCAACGCGCGATGATTGCAATGGCTTTGGCACTGGAGCCGCAGGTTCTGATCATGGATGAGCCGACGACAGCGCTTGACGTCGTCATGCAGCGCCAGATTCTGGGCCAAATCCTTAAATTGCGTGAAGAGCTCGACTTCTCAGTCATTTTCATCACGCATGATGTGTCGTTACTCATCGAAATGGCTGATCGCATTGCCATCATGTATGCCGGAGAAATAGTTGAAGAGGCTGGGGCCCAGGACATCTATCGACGTCCACGTCACCCCTACTCGAAAGCTCTGCTTGCATCGTTTCCACCTCTACACGGGCCGAGGCGTACATTGGGCGGAATTCCTGGAACTCCGCCGGACCTGTCACAAACAATTACTGGATGCCCTTTTGCCCCACGATGCGCTTACGCAATGGATCAGTGCCGTGAGAACGATCCGGAACTTCTCTTTCCCGTGATCTGTGGGCAGAAAGAAGACAGGCGCGTGGCGTGCCACCTTCATGATGGGAAATACAGTCAGCAGGAGGCTCCTGCCGAGTTGACGAAAAAATAG
- the pntB gene encoding Re/Si-specific NAD(P)(+) transhydrogenase subunit beta: MSAEIPGADLLSGGFVSHFVVFAYIVAAIFFILALAGLSRHETAQRGNNSGIIGMAIALVATIVLALTSQPARGVVVTAILIALAMSIGAVIGIWKARNVQMTGMPELIALLHSFVGLAAVLVGFNSYLAPDANALLLGGFHLGEVFLGIFIGAVTLTGSIIAYLKLSAKISGAPLMLPGRNWINLAAIVVCLILMVLFVRQDGFTGVGIAALIIMTLIALALGVHLVAAIGGGDMPVVVSMLNSYSGWAAAAAGFMLNNDLLIITGALVGSSGAYLSYIMCKAMNRSFISVILGGFGSTGATASASDETGEYREIDAARVAEMLTDAQHVMITPGYGMAVAQAQYPVADLTKRLREAGVDVRFGIHPVAGRLPGHMNVLLAEAKVPYDIVMEMDEVNDDFGDVDVVLVIGANDTVNPAAEQPGSPIAGMPVLKVWDAHDVIVFKRSMATGYAGVQNPLFFKDNTHMLFGDAKASVEAIISAL, from the coding sequence ATGTCAGCTGAAATTCCGGGTGCCGACCTCCTGTCGGGCGGCTTCGTTTCACACTTCGTTGTTTTCGCCTACATTGTTGCCGCCATATTCTTCATCCTGGCGCTGGCCGGACTGTCCCGACATGAGACGGCTCAACGTGGCAACAATTCAGGCATCATCGGCATGGCGATTGCGCTGGTCGCCACCATAGTCCTGGCTCTCACGTCGCAGCCGGCACGCGGGGTGGTCGTCACCGCGATCCTGATTGCGCTGGCAATGAGTATCGGCGCAGTGATCGGCATCTGGAAGGCACGCAACGTTCAGATGACCGGCATGCCGGAACTGATCGCATTGCTGCACTCATTTGTCGGCCTGGCAGCAGTGCTGGTGGGGTTCAATTCCTACCTGGCACCCGACGCCAATGCGCTTCTGCTGGGAGGATTCCACCTCGGTGAAGTGTTCCTGGGCATCTTCATCGGTGCCGTCACCTTGACCGGCTCAATCATCGCGTACCTCAAATTGTCCGCGAAGATTTCGGGCGCACCGTTGATGCTTCCGGGGCGCAACTGGATCAACCTTGCTGCCATCGTCGTCTGCCTCATCCTGATGGTACTGTTCGTGCGTCAGGACGGTTTCACCGGAGTTGGCATTGCAGCGTTAATCATTATGACTCTCATCGCGCTGGCACTGGGTGTGCACCTGGTGGCCGCGATCGGCGGCGGAGACATGCCCGTTGTCGTGTCCATGCTGAACTCGTATTCCGGGTGGGCTGCGGCAGCGGCCGGCTTCATGCTCAACAATGATCTGCTCATTATCACTGGCGCGCTTGTCGGCTCCTCCGGCGCGTACCTGTCCTACATCATGTGCAAGGCGATGAACCGTTCGTTCATCTCCGTCATCCTGGGCGGTTTCGGATCGACAGGTGCGACTGCGTCAGCCTCGGACGAAACAGGCGAATATCGCGAGATTGACGCTGCGCGTGTCGCCGAGATGTTGACGGATGCGCAGCACGTCATGATCACTCCCGGGTACGGCATGGCAGTGGCTCAGGCACAGTATCCAGTCGCGGACCTGACGAAGCGACTGCGCGAGGCGGGTGTGGATGTCCGCTTCGGTATTCACCCTGTTGCAGGTCGCCTGCCCGGTCATATGAACGTGCTGCTGGCTGAAGCCAAGGTTCCCTACGACATCGTGATGGAAATGGATGAGGTCAACGATGATTTCGGTGATGTTGACGTCGTCCTCGTCATCGGCGCGAATGACACGGTGAATCCTGCCGCCGAGCAGCCCGGCTCCCCGATTGCGGGAATGCCGGTGCTAAAGGTGTGGGATGCACACGATGTCATCGTCTTCAAACGTTCGATGGCGACCGGCTATGCGGGTGTACAGAACCCGTTGTTCTTCAAGGACAACACGCACATGCTCTTCGGTGATGCCAAAGCCTCAGTCGAAGCAATCATTTCTGCGTTGTGA
- a CDS encoding Re/Si-specific NAD(P)(+) transhydrogenase subunit alpha, which produces MLVGVPASNADQPLVAATPDTVTKLKKLGFDVCVQRGAGQTAQFPDSLFEDAGATLVDDRGAWGADIVLTLDAPTSEQIAAMQSGATLISRLAPARHPELLDELARANITALAMDTVPRISRAQAMDVLSSQANVAGYRAVVEAAHQFGRLFTGQVTAAGKMPPARIYVIGAGVAGLAAIATANSMGAEVYATDVRPEVGEQVESMGATFVPIPVGRQESSDGYAKEMDADQARAAEILYAEQAACSDIVITTANIPGRAAPRLLSADAIDAMRPGSVIVDMAAANGGNCELTSPGEIVRTEGGVTIIGLTDLAGRLPAQSSQLYGQNIVNLLRLATPDKDGQLTLDMDDEIIRSITVTHEGDVMWPPPPVNVSAAPAPAPTPREDPAAVAARAADESRKEASHKRNRVIGIVVAIALAALLILTSPLMVSSHYIVLALAVVVGFYVITNVTHSLHTPLMSVTNAISGIILVGALLQIGSSNVLVTIISFAAILVASINIFGGFTVTHRMLAMFKKD; this is translated from the coding sequence GTGCTCGTCGGAGTACCAGCCAGCAATGCTGATCAGCCACTTGTCGCAGCCACCCCTGACACCGTCACCAAGCTCAAGAAACTGGGTTTCGACGTGTGCGTACAACGAGGCGCTGGGCAAACCGCTCAATTTCCTGATTCATTATTCGAAGATGCGGGAGCCACCCTCGTCGATGACCGCGGTGCGTGGGGAGCCGACATTGTCCTCACTCTCGACGCCCCCACAAGCGAGCAGATCGCGGCGATGCAGTCGGGCGCAACACTGATTTCCCGCCTGGCACCCGCGCGCCACCCCGAACTGCTCGACGAATTGGCGAGGGCGAACATCACCGCGCTGGCTATGGACACCGTGCCGAGAATTTCACGCGCTCAGGCGATGGATGTCCTGTCCTCCCAAGCCAATGTTGCCGGATATCGAGCCGTCGTTGAGGCCGCTCATCAATTTGGCCGCCTCTTCACCGGTCAGGTCACCGCGGCCGGGAAAATGCCGCCGGCACGTATCTATGTGATCGGTGCGGGAGTTGCCGGTCTGGCAGCGATCGCCACCGCCAACTCCATGGGCGCTGAAGTCTACGCAACCGACGTGCGTCCCGAGGTGGGCGAACAGGTTGAATCGATGGGAGCCACATTCGTTCCGATCCCGGTGGGCCGTCAGGAATCCAGTGACGGTTATGCCAAGGAGATGGACGCTGATCAGGCGCGCGCAGCTGAAATACTGTACGCCGAACAGGCTGCCTGCTCCGACATTGTCATCACGACAGCAAACATTCCGGGGCGTGCCGCTCCGCGCCTGCTCAGTGCCGACGCGATTGATGCGATGCGTCCGGGCAGCGTGATTGTGGATATGGCAGCTGCCAACGGCGGTAACTGTGAACTGACGTCACCCGGGGAAATTGTGCGAACCGAAGGTGGCGTCACCATTATCGGCCTGACCGACCTGGCGGGCAGACTCCCAGCACAATCCTCCCAGCTGTACGGGCAAAACATTGTGAATCTGTTGCGTCTGGCCACGCCCGACAAGGATGGTCAGCTCACGCTGGACATGGATGATGAGATCATTCGCTCCATCACTGTGACGCACGAGGGCGACGTGATGTGGCCACCGCCGCCGGTCAACGTGTCGGCGGCTCCCGCTCCTGCTCCGACTCCGCGCGAGGACCCGGCGGCAGTCGCTGCCAGAGCGGCTGATGAGTCACGAAAGGAAGCGTCCCATAAGCGTAACCGCGTGATCGGAATTGTCGTGGCGATAGCCTTGGCCGCCCTGTTGATTTTGACGTCACCGCTGATGGTCTCCAGCCATTACATCGTGCTGGCGCTTGCAGTGGTCGTCGGGTTCTACGTCATTACGAACGTGACGCACTCGTTGCATACGCCGCTCATGTCGGTGACGAACGCGATTTCCGGCATCATCCTGGTCGGCGCTCTGCTTCAGATCGGATCGTCGAACGTTTTGGTCACGATCATTTCCTTTGCCGCCATACTCGTCGCGTCGATCAACATTTTCGGCGGCTTCACAGTCACCCACCGCATGCTCGCGATGTTCAAGAAAGACTGA
- a CDS encoding SRPBCC domain-containing protein: protein MNYFDDDDESMDKVDNLDAVEADISIAADLESVWKAVSEPGWWVNDGPFGDHEFERGEDGLYRIEDPDAGAWLIEKEDEDPMDLISFRWYPLAGDEFPEERTTRVEVSLSEKDGQVQVHVEESDITSVSDDEAEVRQAWEDAQGTWDVVLPALKAYLEGAA, encoded by the coding sequence ATGAATTACTTCGACGACGATGACGAATCAATGGACAAGGTGGACAACCTCGACGCGGTTGAAGCAGACATTTCAATTGCAGCGGACCTCGAATCCGTATGGAAAGCGGTCAGCGAGCCGGGCTGGTGGGTCAACGACGGGCCATTCGGCGACCATGAATTTGAGCGCGGCGAGGATGGCCTGTACCGTATCGAAGATCCGGATGCCGGTGCATGGCTGATCGAAAAGGAAGATGAAGATCCGATGGATCTCATTTCCTTCCGGTGGTACCCGCTGGCAGGGGACGAATTCCCTGAAGAACGCACCACGCGCGTGGAAGTATCACTGTCCGAGAAGGACGGCCAGGTACAGGTGCACGTCGAGGAATCAGATATTACATCCGTCAGCGATGACGAGGCTGAAGTGCGCCAGGCATGGGAAGATGCGCAGGGCACGTGGGATGTTGTCCTGCCGGCACTGAAGGCCTACCTGGAAGGCGCAGCCTGA